In one Arachis duranensis cultivar V14167 chromosome 9, aradu.V14167.gnm2.J7QH, whole genome shotgun sequence genomic region, the following are encoded:
- the LOC107465806 gene encoding uric acid degradation bifunctional protein TTL-like codes for MEQAALFSSLEHATLFARDLWFNKLPINLWLDAFAVHMHIGEVVNKASGSILKELAQFKPKYHKKFGFGFITSTDKRLLYQIPEEVKAHYENTLIVELDIVSGEIHSYRKKTCPTLGTSISGQDLRDNRKNRRDSLSFNAGRRRWARR; via the exons ATGGAGCAAGCAGCTCTGTTCTCTTCGTTGGAGCACGCCACATTATTTGCAAGAGACTTATGGTTCAACAAGTTACCTATTAACTTATGGCTAGATGCATTCGCTGTACATATGCACATAGGTGAAGTTGTTAATAAAGCGTCTGGATCAATTTTGAAG GAATTGGctcaattcaaaccaaagtACCACAAGAAGTTTGGCTTTGGATTCATAACAAGTACAGACAAGAGACTATTGTACCAAATACCAGAGGAGGTGAAG GCACACTATGAGAATACTCTTATTGTTGAACTTGATATTGTCTCGGGAGAAATTCATTCTTATAGAAAGAAAACGTGCCCGACTCTAGGAAC GTCTATATCGGGACAAGATTTAAGAGACAACAGAAAAAATAGGAGAGATAGTTTAAGCTTTAATGCAGGAAGAAGACGTTGGGCCCGACGATAG